ctgtCCCTGAAAGTCGCAGAGATGTTCGCTAGCATGTGAGTAAATGATGTTGGTTTAATATAAGGATATAGACAGAAAAAGAGTATTAaatggaaggcctaaaaggcgTTATCCTCTAGTTTGaggaggaaagtttgggtttgcctaagaattgtttagtggatgggcaaagctaattccatccCTTGGGTATGTGAAGATGAGAGGTCATAAATAAGGAGTTGCGCTAAGTACTTGTGGTAGAAGGATGCCAGGAAATGGTATTCAGACTGggatattggcatgatgggttggaaagaactcagatggtgattcgataaaagaggttataaaggcatAATCTGAGCTACGGAAACTATTAGGCTTTTAAGCTTGATTTAGAATGATAAGGCAACGACAATGTATGTCAGTTAGTTTTGTGAGTTGGGAAATTCGGTTAGGAAATTGATACAGGTGGGTGTAGCTAAAAAGGATGACCCATATAAGGATTAAACTCTAGAATAGTCCTGAGCATCAGGGTCGCACCAATGCATGAGATCTTCATCTGTGTTTAGGCAGTAgtgagggccatgttatttgagatctggGGAATGAGGTATAGGGCATGAATGTCATAGGGCAAGAGATGTAAAAGACGGTGCTTCTAGTGGTAGAatttagtaaggacagattcCTGGTTATCGAGGTAGAAGAACCCCAAACAGTGCTATGGCACCTAGTTTTGATAGGAAAGGGTATGATTGTGAAGGTAGTCGTCAGGATGGTGACGGGAACCAGTGAGGTTGTTTGGTATGCACCTGAGGCAGAGGACGCCACCTAGAAGGATGTcaggtgagggcacgacttctacACGAATGGtttgatatgttaggatggatttcccatggttaggGAACGAAAGACTGGAATGCCTCGTTACATTCGAAGCtcgaggctagttcctcgaagATAATTAGTTAACTAGATAGTTCATGTTTCTAGTTATGTAACGAGCTGAAAGAATCCAGTGTTGAGAATGTCCCAAGAGAGATTCAGACATAGGGAGTATGCCTCAAGGGTACCGTGCAAGAGGCTGAAGATATTAGTATTTGTTGGGGAGGAATTGGAAACTTTTTCCAGAGgaattgggatacaagtaatcgagaggttcgtggtgagagcaatagagctcgtcatatggaagCCTTGAGATGAGTCAAAGTGAGAGTGaatctgttaagagacaaccatggattgtaggggatatcattTGGAGTACTTCAATTGGATTGAATGGAAACCAAGCTGACCAGTAGGGAATTCAGATGGGTATACAAGGAAAGATTGGGTGTGCTTCAGGATCGGGCTACTGGTAGGTTTGGTATCAGGAACATTGTGGAAGATGGTATtggtttgacagaaagaattactaaagtagtcgaagaagtttgacctcgggTCAGACAGAGCATCATATTTTGGGAATTGTCGGCATCGTTTGTTAAGGATGAAGAGCTTTAAATGCTCGGTTATAAGGCGGGACAATGTCTCCAagaattgatctacgatctggttattactagctcgagatcaaggaaagagacatttaaggaattactacttgtaccgagtagggtgtgatgaattggtaatAAAGCTTCTTAACTGATTCAGGCTTCAACAATACAGGTAAGTTCTTAAAGCAGAAAATATAAGAACGGTATGGATAAGTCTTCATTCAGGTTTACTAGCAGTATGTTGGATTACTCTCCAGTTAGAAGTAGGAAGCGAGCGACTATTACGCTGGTAaggctccatgaagtgtcagtttggtcttGCCAGGGGTATTTAGAATAGtgctacaagaagaagaggggtcaggtatgaagaaatttgatttgaagccacaaagaagctactgGAGAACTTCTAAAGGACAAGAAGCACATCTAGACTGGCAAGCGCGTCATCTACCACATAAGTATCTTCACAgacagctacaccagagattagaggaacagtaaaacttgaagttagactgaatagatagtgtcagatcagaagttcagaagacagggtaagaATTGATTAACACTTGGTGACGCAGGAATACACGTGTTATGGTTGGATGTAGAAGGGTAGTATAAAGGACCTAACTTCTGATAAAGATACGAAACGGTGAGGGTGCATCATAGGTTGGGGCACTCCCAGACTCAGGCCGACGTGAGGATGGATCAAGCCTCGCAggaggtaaaatggtaatctggTCGATATACTTGAAAGTATAGGTAAGCAGTGTATGCATAGCATAAGGTAATGAGTGTTTAGTCATTtttaagaaagataacgttgagatcGAGATTTAGTAAAATGTAATGGATAGGTGGTTGGTGTTGGAAATCCTCGACTGTACGAGGGGAAGATTAATTGGAGGCggatctcttacttgggaggtGTGTGTGAGTTAAAAAGAACGTTATGGATTATAATGGACTAGACAAGGTAATGATTGAGTTGATATAGCCTTAGTGTGTAGTGATGGATAGGTACGTGTTcctttggacaatggaatccaaagtgaGGGTTAGGTGGAAGCAGGGAAGAATCCTGTCAAGGTATTATGAGTTAGGGTACCAAGATCGGATGAACGATCCGATGAAAATTTGGCATGGAGATGGGAATTCTAAATGGATAttgttccacctcctagggtatgttgtaccgggaAGTTTGAGCGGGTGACACAATCTAGTAAGCTCGAATGTTGAACGGTAAAGTGATATGATGGTAGATCATAGGAATGGATCACATTATTAGAAGTAAGGTGATTGGACAGAGAAAATtataactcagctgaatgagttagCGTAATTTGGTTTGAATGAACTGGTAATGGGGCAGAGCATTGCTAACGCTAAATTGAGACCATATAGTTTTCCAAGTCTTGGAAAGGGACCAGAGAGcgaagagaacagagtgggaatctggaattacTGATTGATTGCAGTTAGGATAGCAATCTGAGGGCTTAACAGTTATGTTAAGGGATTAGGTGTTGAATGTGTAAACATttgggatattaaggaaagtgtacTCTTTGATGAGATAGCCATGGTAATGGATActggagtacagctaaggtgacacgaCATAAGATATGGTAAGATAAAAAGAAAGGAGTGCTATGCAAAGTAGAGAAGGGAAAGATAGTGAATATTGTAGTTCAGTATTAGTTCAGAGGGAAAACCaaaaggttgttggaattcttaaggcaggagtgcctgcctatctgaaaggacataggaactagtaaattgttaactttggaatacaaagttccaggatgagagatttgtatctctccaagtaaGTGCAGACAAGGAAAAGTATGTTAATCTGGCgaagaaaggggagttctgactcccaATCCAACAGGAATTCTAAGGTTGTACCAAGGATTAGGCCGAGGGCCTATAAGCTGAATTCACCCTGGTAGTGGTGATGACTCGTAAGTATTTCTAGCATCGAGAATAAATCAGTGAAACTATCGTTGTGAACTAAACAAACTCTGGAGTTTCTGCAGATCTGATGTGcaagtaaaagttaaagaaagtatagttatcagacaagatcttgtgaAACAATATTGTCACTCACGTTTGAGTGTTATTAAAGATTAAGAGTAAAGGCGttgtgtaacaccctaagttgctaataaggtttaggaccttgcttagcgtgcctggagggcaataagtgaattaatatgatgatatatgaatttaaatgagtatgtgattagaatgcatgtttaggtagtataaatatgcatgtgggccctggttgcatgataggggtaaattggtaattttagcccgttgagggcgtaaatgtgataattttgttatgtGATTtataccacgtgggtgtggtgatattaatgtgatgcacgtgccgagacggtcctagcgagctggataactcaaaagtcacaacgggattttatactcggcttgggaggagcctaggggtattttggggattttgtaattgagttcttgtgagataatggtaactggtgatttggtaacttgtgtaactgttagtaaccgttgagagtaacaggttttgatggaGAAATGGTATAATTGTAATGGATAAGAAGTGACAAaagagcccttgaggtttagttaggaaagggacATTAaaggaagggtagaatggtcatttggcaaggatTTGGATTATTTCAGCTGAAGGAGAAGGGAATACGTATTACACTTGgttatattttggtttatgctgaatttggaagaaagagctagaaagaaaggggaaaaagaagaaggaagctgaatttgaaCCCTAGGAGGAGAATTGGGAGATTTGAAGTAATCAAGATAAAGTTTGGTCCAAAATTGTTCTAAGGTAAGAACTGCTTTTGTTTTATTGagttttaagtttgattttagaAGGAAGAATGGAAATTCAAGGATAGTTATGACTGGTTTTGTGGGAATTCAGCTTGTGGGATTATAAGGCTTGgcttggagctggaagcaaggaagcttaaggttggattctccattcaaggtaaggattctgtgcaatTATAAAGGTTACTTCTGTTATGAGTTAGTGAATTTGAGTTGTGGTTTGGGTTTGGGtcttttaactttctggtttgagttatTAAGGCATGAAACTCAAGAGTGGATTCTTGGGTGTGATTTAGTAATTGAGCtaggttatgatgtttataggttgttgaaggGTCTATTTGAGGTTtttaattggttttggggcttaggtgtgaatttgggagtgttttggccggggaaatgcaggggaaaaacccagatttctgggttcgcgaaggagcgtcgcggccttgttcttgggcgccgcggcgcgaggctgtttctgggcaagggaaggctttctgacttgctggacgctgcggccctctagggcagcgccgtggcgctaggctattttcagagcatgggattttgcaattttgagcttttgctctgggggttcggggtaTGTTTCCGGcgtattgttttaggaatttggggattccaagagtgtgggattggtctcgggaagtggttttggtttggttaatattaaaggatgttttatgtatgttgtgactaggtctttggagaggctcgggttagaggaccgtgctcgcggctttggggcatcgaaagctcggaatacaggtaagagaactgtagcacccgtagagcagggcttgggcccatagttttgttgtagggcgcggccctagattgtattattgctaggatgtagcactACATGTGTGATTATGTATTTGGTTGCTATTTGAGTatgctaaatgtggaaatagcataatgaacgacgaagggccgagaacggcgagggccgagaacggcagtggggccgggaataccacttagcacatggagtgctcgtggctagggtgagaccccaatggatacatgggatatccttatggtgtagaccgagatcccaggctttggtaacgcttctgggacgacatggccgtatatgtgttagtttatatggactgtctgactagatttgAGATATCTGCTGTAATGattgtatattatgcatatgttatgtattgtttgagttttcttgctaggcttcggctcacgggtgctctgtgttgcaggtaagggcaaagagaagatcaaccagccatgagtacggagagcgtgggggcggcgcgtacatgttcggcctgcctgactgctttggttgggaatatttttgagaaattgctgtacaaaccctagttttgatggttaattacttataaacttgttttgggttgtaaatattttataaactgaatTATGGGATCCCgtatgttaaactcttgaacttttaatgaagtAGAGTACTtttaaaagattacagcctagactttcacttaatcacacttttgttttaaaaacctcgtttagcgagttgatcgcacattttaacctcactcagtaacggctctaaggtagtagggcgttacacgttGGACCTTGAGAATTAAAGATAGAGGTATGAGGTTTACTGTCTAATGTGttcgagtaaatttcgaggacgaaattattttaaggaggggatagttgtaacgacccaaaattactaataaggcttaagggccttgattagtgtgccgagagagCATAGTTagaggttatgtgaattaatggtgtgagaaTCCGTGTTTATAAGTATTGGATAAGTGTGCGGGCCTTGTTTGgttggtaagggcataattgtaattttggcccgttagggcataaacgtgattatttgtgataaactgttgagaccacattattatgtggatatatgtgtttgcagctttcggcacgaggcgatcttagAGAGCAAgtagcggggaaagtcacaatgggacccgaaactcgactcggggtgagtcaaggggtatttgggaTATCTGacggttatttgggttatcgggttatggaaataaatagttggagatatattcgaggttaggaagcctaggtgggaatactggggagtTTTACCATTTTTCTCTCGGGGacattttcggtaccccgagtcttgggattgacttaagtaaCTAAGGATAGATAAGACAGAGGAAGGAAAAATAGTAGAAGATATCCTAAAGCGACcattctccctctctctcctcttctctcAAGGAACTCAGTGAAACCAAAGGATTTATGGCTGGAAATTAAGGGATTTGAGCAGGATTCTTGAGGGATATCTCAGTGGCAATATGGAGGTTCAAAAGGGAATTTAGGTAAGGATTTAATTTTAGTTTAGCTAGCTGAATTTTGTGGTCTTTGCTGGGTTCTAAGGATTTTTGGGTCTTGATTTTGAAGATCAAtttgaggctaaggatttgggGTTAGCTCAGTGAAAGCTAAgggaatcaaccatgagttgagGTAAGCTTCGAATTATGTTCTTGGtcattaaattctatgttttctTTGACTGGgtgggtgttcttgagcttgggGGATCCAAAGattaaaatggtgttttgatgggtttctagactagatttctgctggcttatgttactgaaatcatgcaggaatgtttgtgataattggagtatgttattgggatgattttgagaggttttgagtgaggtttgagagttgaaAATGGTGCTTTTTCTGTGTACGAAGGGGTCAGgctgcggcatagttcttggtgagccacgaCCCTTCAAAGCTGATAGGTGTTGGAGAAGGAGGGCAGGCTGTGGCATGGGACATGTAGGGCCGTAGCCCGTGTCTATTTCTGGGCGAGATTgagcctctgtttggggccatgccgcggcatggggaggcttgagccgcgacccttaaggatatttgtgtttttgggttttaaagcatgggaacttaacctagggtgctcgggattgatcacactaccgtgtttggtggaattcgatatcCTGGAGGCTAGAACTCTATCCGAAAACtcttatacaattattgatggaatcctttaccatggttgtgactaggtgtacgcttgggcttagggcaggatcgtgctcgggggtcgtctttcctaattaaagcacttggaatatgtggataggatgggactaagtgtgtccctatatttgtatgcattgttatatgattgtgataaaccatgtgagtatgttgggactaagagctccctataattgtatgaatgtcatgaggtggtattatgccatggagacatgtgataaatgacctaagggtgccgaaattaatactggcgcacagggcgcggttcagccactggtagctgaggacagcttattaatcactgagctcggttaagttggccggagtcagtgggtataacattgggcttggcctaagcgagccatagacagtggattaaatatAGGGTGCGGCCTACGAGCattaaccctagttgttgcttgacttGTATTCCATTGTTAAATGTTgtgtatgatatgctgaatatctgaaATCAGATCATTGATTATTGACTGATGTCCTGGATTGAACGAATGCTATGTCTCGCCGGGTAATTGATTAacgtcttgtaaatcatttgattATGTTATGTGAACCATTTAGTTGTTGATACCGATTatgttatgaaattatgttttcttactgggcctcggctcacgggtgctacatggtgcaggtaaaagcaagggtaagatgagttggagagctctgggggtgaggtgtacattgtcagctactcggctgccacggtcaagggattgtacagggcattacaatttggctagcataattaatttcaaatatgtttatttaatgatcatgacttggtaatccaaaatgttagtagactaaagTGTGTTGATCGAAATTTTGGATTGCATAAACTGTTGAGTAGTTTTTTGAGAATTATATGATTTGCATTCATGATTTTGAGGAATAAGTGTTGTTGTTGGTATGATTCATGTTGTGTGTGCTGTCCGGTGTTGTCTTTGTTGTTAGAGTTTAGGTTCATTTTGAGTCCTTTGTTTGAGGGCGagcaaagagtaagtttgggagagtttgataactccatttCAGTGTCGCTTTaagatgtgtttttgtggtaatcttgagtctttttgtttgttttgtgcaagattacgcttgtgtttgtctttgttgtaggtagGTGTTATGAATCACGAGTTAAAtgtgaaaagaagagaaaattgtgggaaaatggagcttttggtggttgttcgactcaAATTGGCGTTAAGGATAAGttataataagtttttgatgaaggaaggatgtcaaaaggttaaaatatgaaggaaaaaaaatagaattagagtcgcaGCATGGGCTTAAGGGCTGCTACTCTAGCAAAGTCAGAGGCTACAAGTTTGCTAAAAGGAATTAGGGTCGCGACTTGGTAAATAGATTCGTGACGCTAGAAGAAATAGAGGCAAATCCAGGAAGCCCATCAAGACGCGGGTCGCGAACTGGGTGAAGAGGGTTGTGACGTTTGAAGACCTAACAAGATTTTGAAGTGCCTTAAAAAAAGACACGGGCTGCGACCTAAGAAAgcccaagtcgcgacctgcctttCCAACAAAGAAGAATtcagttttttttaatataaattcagAATTTAGGATTTAATTAGGTTGTggtcatattttttattatgaatttaGAGAGCAATTATGATTTTGAGACTTTTTTTTtctgcaatttcatatttttattcttcaagcttttgaattttatgtttctgcaataattattttgttgttttagtcatgtctgatataaactaaatcctctatctaggggttaatgtagtcgcttggatttctatttaatgttattatgatgttgtattgattcttcttctttattctaatgtatataatatttgattaatggtagtaaatacctaatcaatatttgcttaatttatgattttgattcaaaattcgaaagatgtgaattgaatatgctattgttatatatacataagttacatattggacgaaagtacctgtatggcttgtgttgcaattaggtttctatgcttaatgcctgctatgtgcttaagtttatcatagagatgtagaaaacctgcatataggttgagatcttatatcttgaaaacgaataggaatcgatttttgttaacctgctgttagaataggaagaagagatttagaactgattagtaaacttagtagaATGAAatgttgatgaagttaataccctaggtcttcttattattgatttttatccttAGATTGATTGTTTTGTTTAtagttatttaaattgtgtttgtagttagatttattcatcttaattttacttgccaaatagaaagcaaaaagcaattattggtaattgggttatagtctctgtgggaacaactcttatttactatctatattactttaatcgattgtgtatacttgcacatcataATTTTACCGTTCAAAAGACTTGAAACAatgtggtcttgtttcaaagaagtttggattccttgcaatacctagcattcaacaaggacaaaatgtTAGGGAATTCAAAGGGAGTAGTGTTTGTTCCACTATGCATTTCGTAAGTACTCTAATTGGTTTTGTTATTGTATTTACGTATCTCTAAAATATTCACATACTTGTATAAATTTTATGCTTTCTACTATGTATATggttttgaatatatatatatatatttatatgaagcaTGCATATagatttatataaatgagatcctacagtCTCCCAGGATTGTCCTTGGGAGCTACCCTGCCCCTGGGAGCGTTCAAGTCTTCTCGCAGGCCAGGTTGTGCTTGTTGGCGACCATCGTCTTCGGGGTATCCTACTTTTGTTTCCCCCTCGGAGTCAACTTATTCGTTATAGACCGAGCCACTGATTCCTTGTCCTCGGTTGGCAGAGACATTTCTTCTGTTGGCTCCTTGGCTAGGGTTTCTATGATGCTGGCAAGGTGCGGACGGGACGCCACCTCCAGGCCTAATGCAGTATGTCACAACGCACCTGGGCAGAACGCCCTGGGCTGCATGAACACTAGTGACATGGCGGTGTCCTTGGGCTCCACGCCCTTGGTTACCATTGGCCCTCTTCGCGGGCTTAATGGGCTCATAAGCCAATCGAGTTCTCTTCCGTCCCTGAGTATGGTCTTTGTCTACTTTGCCTTTGCCATAGTCTTGTGGTGTAGGTGGGGCTCTAGCTCCAGCTGGGTGCTCGGGAGGCACGCCCTTTGCACTGACAGGTAGCACTTCGGTTGGGTGCGTAGGTTGCATGCCAGTTGGCTGCCTTATGGTACTTTTCCATGGGTGTCCACTCACAGCCCTTGGGCAGCCAGAGTAGCCCTAATGGCATTAACCATCTTCAGTATGACGACGATATTCCCCTCTTAGGCATGAATTTTTTGCTGCTATGAGGCCACCTGGTCGCAGAGCGTCACCACTTTTAGCGGATTCTCTGCGTTCATGGGCTGAGGATATTCGTCCTCGTAGAACTCACCATCTTTGCTGCCATAGTAAACGTTTTCGCCGTAATCCTCCTGGACCATCTCTAGGAGGTCGTGTGGAGGTGGTCGGGTGGGTTCTCCCCCCTCAGCTCCGGCGGGTGGAGCAACATCGTCTGGGGTGTTTCTAGGTGTGGTCACCATGAATTtttcttcaagctttcttcaagctctcaatgaaagaaccaaaatgttggttgcctttttcgctatcaactttaaaacaaatcttaaagaaaataaagaagattaACACcgagattttatgtggttcaggttgtAAAACaaccatagtccacgagtctttagtaTTAGTGTTCTTGAAGCTTGTGATGACAAActtcaatggaggttttctcAGGCAATGTATAGAGTGCTCTGAGTACAAGAAGTTGTGAACTCTTTTACAATGGTACCCTAGCCCTTTTATAGACGTTGAGGGTCATTAACTCTCTTAATGAAGAGTTATTACAAAAATACTCCAACATGAGTGGGATTAAAAGCCTAATTAAAACACATTTAACACAGGTGGCAGTGGGCCCTATGCAATATTCGCAGGTTACAGTCCACTCTTTCAGGGAAGGCATGTCCCTGACACTGTCAGAAAGAGGTTGCACGTTTTATTATGTCAAACAGTGTTGTGAgaaatgtcgattgtcgagtgtacgaactcgacaccactaggGTGGTCTTCGGGACGTGGCCTCATGTGGAGACATCTACTCCTAAAAAGGGATTACGATGACTTGCTGGGAGGAGACTACACTCCGAGAAGCTCTCGACGAGCTCTACAGAATTTTACTATCTCCTGAGGTGCTTAATTAGTTCTCTAATAACTGTCACATGTTCAATGATGAAATCACGGAGaacaagattttttttaattattattttttattttttaaatacatatattaagaaatatatatttatatcattttgtaaaaaaaaaaaactacaaggTCATGTATTATATTACAAAATATTAATCCTAAAACAAATCTAACTAAAAATACTGATCATTCCCAAATGTCTGTGACGGAAGTAAGGACAAGTAGTCGGACGAGATAGTGGCAGGAAAGTCGAAGAGGTCAGATGTGTTGACCATTGAAACATAAGACAAGTGATCCTCAGTCTTCACCCTCAGTCGTTGATCTGGTTGCTGATGATGAAGACGATCATGAGAATGGGAGGGTGATGAGCTATTTGATCCGACTCCATTAATCTCCATGAAACGCTCAGCGTCGGAGTTTATTCCGGTAAGTTCTTGCACCAAAGCTCTAAACTCCGACGCACTTGTTTTGACCTTCATAGGACTCGATATGTACACCACCTTCActccttttcttctcttcttctccaaATCTTTCTGGGTTTTCATTGAATTATTTGTTTATCGCCACACTAAACTAATAAACTACACACACATGCATGCACACCACCACCTGTTTGTGAAATTGCCTGATCTGCTctgc
This genomic interval from Humulus lupulus chromosome 8, drHumLupu1.1, whole genome shotgun sequence contains the following:
- the LOC133798686 gene encoding sigma factor binding protein 1, chloroplastic-like gives rise to the protein MKTQKDLEKKRRKGVKVVYISSPMKVKTSASEFRALVQELTGINSDAERFMEINGVGSNSSSPSHSHDRLHHQQPDQRLRVKTEDHLSYVSMVNTSDLFDFPATISSDYLSLLPSQTFGNDQYF